TTGTCCTCGTAGCGTGCCTTCACAGTGATCAGACTGGTGTGGCTCGCGGTCCTGATCGATTTGGACGAATAGCTGACGTTCACCTCGTCCAGGGTGGTGGCCTCGTTGATCTTCTTCAGGAGGCCCTCGATGTACTGTGCGTTGACGTCGCCTATCAGGATGTAATCCATGGTATAGGTCTCGTGGACCGAACCCAGACTGGAGATAACGATGTCCCTGGCCTTCCAAAGTTCCTTGAGACGTTCCAGCTGTCTGTCGCCTACCTCGAATGTGACGTTCACGCATATCCTGTGGTCCACTATCCTGTCGCGGTTGTGCACAACCCCGAGGATGTTTCCGTCCACCATGGATATGGGCTCTATGGAGCCTATCAGCTGACCGGGTAAGTCGTTGACGAAAAGTTCGGCATTAACTATCATTTTTGCACCAATTGAACGGCCTACTGCTATTCCCCTTAATAAAGGATACTTGTGCGCATGTTAAAGGTGTATGAATGGAACGTTCCTTTATGGTCTCTGGGCAGTCAGGAATAGGTGTTTTTATCATGATGTCCTTCCGAAACCCGATATCTTGGAGACCGTGGTCGCGAACGGAGAGATCTGTCTTCCCTGTCCTGAGGGGTTCAGGGCATTGGGGGAAGCGGAATTGGACGCCCTATACTTGGACAATAACCATGACAGGGTAGGGATCTCCGACAAGGAGAGGCATATCACTGTATGTCTGTTCTGGCACAGGTCGAATCCGATACTCTCCAAATTGGCTAATGCGAAGGATGTCTGCGTGTCGACGGAGAAGAGGCTCAGGAACAGGATGTCGAAGCACGGTTATGTTTTCGACAAGTTCTTTGAAAGGAGCGTCTGCGGTCAGGAGGGGCGGGGATTCCGCCATACCTATGTTCTGCAGGACATCGATTACACTTCTGAGATCATCGTTTTCAAGAAGGGGAACGTCTGCTACACCCTTTACACATACGCGAGGACGGAGAATATGGAAGGGTGCCGCCCTATTTTGGACGGCATTGTTGATTCTATGGCTTTCCTCTGAATCAATAGTAGTTGGTCACGAACAATCCTAGGTCGACCTTCTCTCCGGATTTCGGAGTGAACGAGTAGTAGGCCGAAGTCGAATCGATCTTCACCGGATTTTCCGAAGATGTCGGTCCGAACATCACAACGCATTTGTAAGTGGTTTCGGAGAAGGTATCATGTTTCGGGACCATGACGCTGTCCTTATCGATGGTGATGTCGCCTGAAGGATTGTTGGCGACGACGATGATTATGGCATCTTTCGTCGGAACTTTGAATGTTCCTCCATTATCTAACAAAGTCCTCTCGGAAGAGCCCTTCTGACTGAGATACAGGCTGATCACGTTTGTGGACATGTTGCCGACAAACTCGAGTTCAGTTTCATTGTCGTCGATTATAGGGTTATCGTTGTTGTTATCGATCATGAATGCAGCTGCACCGATAATGACGGCGACGACGGCTATGACGAACATGGGCAAATTCATGTTATCGAAAAGAAAAAGGACCAGCCAGATAATAATGGTTATTCGGCGGCAACAGACGTAATCATGACATCAGGATCATAATTCGGCTGTAAAAGGTGAATGGCGCCGAGAGGGAGATTTGAACTCCCGAGGGCAAAGGCGCCCACGAGCTTTCCAGGCTCGCGCCTTACCGGGCTGGGCCATCTCGGCGTGCAATGAGGGGGAACTTATGACGTTATAAAAGGCTTTTTGTGGCCTCCCTGACCAAGACGTTATATGGCCACCATGCGATTCCGTGGACGATGTCGGAAGTGGCCATCCCAAAGATCACACAGGACGATGTAAGCAATCTCGAGAAATTCATCAAGGACACAGTCGCCAAGGCGAATGCCAAAGGAGTGGTGATAGGACTGAGCGGAGGAATAGATTCCGCTGTTGTCACGAAGCTTTGCGCGGATGCGCTGGGCCCGAAGAATGTTCTCAACGTCTTCATGCCTTCCAGGGTGACCCCTGCCGAGGATTACAAGACTACTTCTGAATTGGCCTCAATGTGGGGAACGGAGTTCAGGGTAGTCGATGTCGGCCCCGCCGTCGATGCTCTGGCAGCGGTCCTGCTCTCCGATGCGGAGACCCCTCTGGAGAGAGGCAACATATCTGCGAGATGCAGGATGATAGTGCTATACAATCTTGCGAAGAAGAGGCAGTATCTGGTCGTCGGAACATCCAATCAGAGCGAGATCATGATGGGATACTTTACCAAATTCGGGGACGGAGCATGCGACGTCACCCTTCTTGCCAACATGTACAAGACCGAGGTCAGGCAGATCGCCAAGCTCATAGGAGTTCCTCAGCCGATCATCGATAAGCCTCCGTCCGCTGGACTGTGGGAGGGTCAGACCGATGAGTCCGAGATGGGGATCAAGTACGATGACCTCGACAGGATATTGTATGATATGG
This genomic stretch from Thermoplasmata archaeon harbors:
- a CDS encoding homoserine dehydrogenase gives rise to the protein MIVNAELFVNDLPGQLIGSIEPISMVDGNILGVVHNRDRIVDHRICVNVTFEVGDRQLERLKELWKARDIVISSLGSVHETYTMDYILIGDVNAQYIEGLLKKINEATTLDEVNVSYSSKSIRTASHTSLITVKARYEDNLDKIDAILRRECKKANVTYVRGV
- a CDS encoding NAD+ synthase, encoding MSEVAIPKITQDDVSNLEKFIKDTVAKANAKGVVIGLSGGIDSAVVTKLCADALGPKNVLNVFMPSRVTPAEDYKTTSELASMWGTEFRVVDVGPAVDALAAVLLSDAETPLERGNISARCRMIVLYNLAKKRQYLVVGTSNQSEIMMGYFTKFGDGACDVTLLANMYKTEVRQIAKLIGVPQPIIDKPPSAGLWEGQTDESEMGIKYDDLDRILYDMEQDRTDSQIAADTGLPKEQVSDIRRQVSLMEHKRLPAIRPPEF